The DNA window AACTATCCACTAGATGAGGCCGTGTTCTTCAAACAAGGTGTTCGCCCGGCCCAGGTCGACGTTTCCTCCGCTAATGACGACCCCGATGCGCTGCCCGGGGAAGGAGACTGCCCCCTGTAGCAGCGCCGCGGTTCCGAGGGCGCCGGTCGGCTCCACCACGATTTTCATCCGCTCCCAGAGCACGTGCATGGCCTGAACGAGAGTGGCGTCGGAGACGGTGACCATGTCGTCCACGTGCTCCAGCACCAGAGGAAAGGTGACGTCGCCGAGGTAGGGGGTGCGGGCTCCGTCGGCCACCGTGTCGGGATTTTCTACGGTTTGGAGGGTGCCGGACTGAAACGAGCGCGTGGCATCGTCGCCTGCGTCGGGTTCGACCCCGACCACAGTACAGTTCGGGGCATGCTGGCGGGCGGCAATCGCGCAGCCGGAAAGCAACCCGCCCCCTCCGCAGCAGACGAGCAGGGCATCTAGGTCCCCCACCTCGTCGAATAGTTCATCGCCCACGGTGCCCTGTCCGGCCACCACGTGCGGATGGTCGTAGGGAGGAATGAGCGTCAGCCCGCGGTCCTCAGCAATGTTCTGCCCCAGCGCCTCCCGTGTGGTTGTCTCCGGGTCATAGGGGATGATTTCTGCCCCATACCCACGAGTGGCGTCAAGTTTGACCTGGGGGGCATTTTCGGGCATCACAATCGTCGCGTCGACGCCGTGCAGGCGCCCGGCCAGGGCAATGGCCTGGGCGTGGTTGCCGGACGAGTAGGTGAGTACGCCCCGCTCTTTGGCGGCGGGAGACAGTTGTGCAATCGCGTTGTAGCCGCCTCGAAGCTTGAACGCCCCCGTTTTCTGGAAATTCTCGCATTTGAAGAACACCTCTGCGCCCACCCGGTCGTTAACGGTGCTGGAGGTCATGACGGGCGTGCGGTGAACCACGTCGTCCAGACGGGCGGCGGCGGCCTGGATGTCAGAGTAGGTGACCGATGAAGCATCGGAGGACATGAGGGCGAACGGGACTTTTGAGAAAGCGAACGCTTGTGCTGTACGGGGACGCCAGCGCCCCGGTCCGCGTTATCGATTCCATCATCTGTTTTTGTCGATATGATTCCGGTTTGGCTCACCGACACCGTGACCAGCGACCTCAATCGCGCCCTGCACTACACCCAACTCTGGGGACTGCACGGGATGGAATTGCGAACGGTCGGCGGTCCGGACGATCGCATCCCGAACGTAAACCAGCAGCAGATTCGTGGCCAGATGGAGGGCACGGATCTCTTGCTCGGCAGCGTGGTGCCGTCCATGTTCGAGGGACCCGTGAGCGACCGGGCCGCCTGGATGAACGACTTGCTGCAGTTTGAGGATACGCTCAAGCTCTGCGCCCGCGTCGAGTGTCCTCGGGTCACGATCTCCCCCTTTGCGGCCGAGCCGGACGTTTCGCACGAGGCGGTCGTTGATGCGCTTCGGCGGGCCGGGGCGGCGGCGGAGGAGTACGGGGTGCTCGTGGCGGTGCGGAACGGCCCGGAGACAGCGTGTCCCACCGGGGCAACGCTCGCGGAGGTGCTCACGGAGGTGGGACACCCACACGTTCGGGCTGCCTGGAATCCGGCGGGCGCTCTTCGGTCGGGAGAGCACCCCATCGATGGGCTAACGGCCCTCTCCGGGCTTGTGACTCTGGTGCGTTGCAGCGACGGTGTGGTGACGGAGAACGGATACTGGGAGGATACGACGCTTGGAGAGGGAGAGGTCGGCTGGCGCGAGCAATTCGAGATGCTTCATGCGCGGGGTTTTCAGGGGCCCATCAGTCTGGAGGTGTACGTCGAGCCCCGACCCGAGGAGGGGCTCCGCTCCGCGACCACTCTCATTCGGATGCTTCGAGACATACGAGCACGGGGGCAGTCCGAGTAGCGCTCGCACGAAGAAACCCGGTTCCCGGCCATTCGTAGCCGGTTTTGCACTCCCGATCCGATTCTTTTCTCCATCAGTCGCTTTCCCTTCCCTTATGGCTCTTTCGCGTGAAGACGTGCGCCATGTTGCCGAGCTCGCTCGCCTCCAGTTTTCGGACGAGGAAGAGGCCCGCATGGCCGAGGAGATGAGCCAAATCCTCGATTATGTGGAAAAGCTCGATGAGCTGGATACGTCTGGCGTTCCCCCCATGTCGCACGTACTCGACGTGACGAACGTCTTTCGGGAGGACGAAATTGAGGCGCGTATCGATCAGGAGCAGGCCCTGGAGCCGGCCCCCGAAGCGGACGGCGAGTATTTTCAGGTGCCGCAGGTCATTGATTAGCCTCAGAAGACGGGGACGCGTAGCTCTCAAATCCGAGATTCTGCAAGTACGCATAGGTAGGCGCAAATTCGGTGCGGAGGCGAGTCTGCAGGGCCTCCGGAATTTCATCCGCCTCCGCCGTTCCCAACAGACGAATCAGGCCGAGCTTGGTCCACCGAACGAGCCGGCTCTGAAGCATCCACTTGTACAGGCCCGGAACGGTATTCTTGATGGGGCGAACCGTGTAGCGATAGACTCGTCGATATCCGGCACTTCCCGTTGGGTTTTCGGGGTTTGCATTCGGGTTGGGGCAGGGGACGGGGGGAAGATCGAGAACGGACAGCAGCGTTTCCCATAGCTCGTCTGGGGCGTTTTTCCCTTCCTCCAGGCTTACGACCGTGAATTGATCGTCGCCGAACCGCTTCGCAAATGCCGGCAACGTTTCCTCGTAGTGGCTGTCGCGGAGGAGCATGGAGTCAGGGTCGTTCAGCGCCTCCTGTAGGGAGGTCGTTTCGTCGATGAGGCCAAGCTGCTTATGGTACCGGTACTGCGATAGAAGCCGTTGAATCGGGTCGCGGACGATGGCCAAGATCTTCGCCTCCGGATTGTACGAGTATATCTGCTCGGCCGTCTGCGCGTCCCGGTAGTACATCACCGTTGCTTCCCCGAAATAACGGTAGTTCGCCTCAAAGGGAAAGTGGGAATGGTAGGCCTCCAGGGTCTCGGGACCGTCTTCGTGGTCGCCAAAGAAGTACAGTTCTTTCACCTCAGACATGAACACGTCGGGGTGCTGACGAAGAAGGTAGTACAGCCAGCTTGTGCCTGCTTTGTTGATCCCGATGACGAACAGGTTGACCTGTGGCATGGGACGAGGGGAGGGAGGATTGACGAGAATGCATGCAGTCCATTTGAGAGAGGGGGCGCGGTGGAACAGGGAAAACCACCTGCCGTTTCGGGCGACCGGCAGGGCAGTATTGTCGACCGCTTCACTGTCCCCAGCGTCGTGACTGTCATCCAACGTCCATTCACATGCCGTCCCTTCCTCGCCAATCGTCTTCCCGGTTGCAGAATCGCGATTCGTTTTGGGGACGCTTAACGCCCACCGCTCGCCACGGACTCTGTCTGACTCTTCTCCTCGTGGTGGCGTTGTCGTTCTACTCCCCCATGATTTTCGGGGGGAAGGACATCCACGGCATCGATAGCATTAGTTGGCGGGCCAATGCCGAGGCTCTCATTGAGTATGAGGAACAGACCGGGGAGCATGCTCTGTGGGCGCCGAACGTCTTCAGCGGCATGCCGGCGTTCATGATGAATTACAAGCTGGCGATTCCGCAGGTCGATGACATTGCCGATGCGGCACGCTCGTACGCTTGGCCGGTGTCTCACCTCTTCTTTCTGCTGCTCGGGGTGTACCTGCTGGTGTACTACCTGACCCGGAATCATATCTCCGGGCTTTTATCGGGGCTTGCCTTTGGGTTTACGACGTACCTCCCCATCATTTTGAGTGTGGGGCATAACACGAAATTTATTGCTCTGGCGTATGCCCCGTTTGTGCTCCTTACCTTCATCTATACGCTTCGAAATCCGTCGCTCCTTGGGGGACTTGCGTTTACGGCGGCATTGGGGATCGAGCTTCGGGCCAAGCATCCACAGATTACGTACTGTGTGCTCATGCTTGCGCTGGTGTGGTGGATCGTGGAGCTATGGCAGGCGTGGGAGGACGACGAGCTGGCGCCCTTCGCGAAGTCGACCGGCTGGCTGGCCCTGGGGACCGGCCTGGCCCTGTTGATGGTGGCACAGCCCTACCTTGCGATTTACCAATACAAGCAATATTCGGTACGGGGAGCCGAGGCCGCTGCGGGGGGTGGGGGCGGCGCCATGGGCTGGGAAAAGACCATGCGCTGGAGTCAGGGGCCGAAGGAGCTCTTGACGCTCGTGATGGCCAATGCCTTTGGGGGTGGGGGGCAGACGTACTGGGGGCCGAAGACCTTTACCGAGGGACCGCACTACGTGGGCGGAGTCGTGGCGGCGCTCTCGGGGCTCGCCGTATGGCGGGTCCGGAGTCGGTTGACGTGGGGGCTCGGCGCTGGGGTTCTCGTCACGATGCTGTTTTCTCTGGGGAAGTATGCCCCCTGGATTAACTGGCCGATGTTCAAGTTCTTTCCCTTTTTCGAGGCGTTTCGGGCCCCCGAGACGTGGCTGAGCATCAGTGCACTTGGTCTTGCCGTGCTTGCAGGCATCGGATTGGACTATGCTCTTCGATCGGAGGGGGACCGTCAGGCCGATGCGGACAAGACGCGGTCGCTTCTCTATGCGTTCGGGGCGGTCGGGGGATTGGCGTTGCTCGTCATGGTGGGAAAGGGGGCCTTCTTTGACTTTGAGAATCCCCGCGAGACGCAAATCGTGGAGCGAATTGAGCAACGTCCGAATCTGACCCGATCGAATCCGCAGGTTCAACGCTTCTACCAACAGTTGGAGCAGCGCAAAGACCAGCGACGAGAGGCCTTGCAGGCCGATGCCTTCCGTACGTTACTAGCGGTGGGCGTGGCCCTGCTGTTCCTCTGGCTGTACCGGCGCCAGACGCTTTCCGGCTGGTTGACCGGCGGGCTCGTTATTCTAATTGTGCTCGTAGACCTCTGGGGCGTGGACCGGCGGTATCTCGGGGAGGACCAGTTTACACGGCAACCGGACCTGGCGTCCCAGATCCCGACCTATTCGTTCGATCGCTTCCTGACGGATCGCATGGAGAAGGCCGGGGGGCTAGGGCACTTTCGCGTCTATCCCCACCAGGCTCCCTACCAGAACGAGGCCATTGCCTCGTACCACTACGAATCGGCGGGCGGGTATCACGGAGCGAAGCTCCAGCGGTACCAGGACTACCTCGATCACATTCTGCAGGCCGGGGGAGGGGGAGCCCCGAACGAGAATGCCCTCGACCTCATGAACGTCCGGTATATTCTTGCCCAGCAGAAGCTTCCGGGGACGCGGGTGGCGTATCGGGATAAGCAAACGAAGACCGTTGTGTTGGAAAACACCGACGCTCTTCCCCGAGCCTTCTTTGTGGGGCAAACCGAGGTGGTGGACAATGCGAAGCAGACGTGGCAGCGTCTCCGCAATCCGTCGTTCACTCCCCGGAAGACGGCCCTTCTGTCGGAGTCACTCGACGCCCCTGTCACTCCCATCGACAGTGGGAGCACGACGCAGGTCACCCTGGACTCGTATACGCCGCCGAAGGTGGAGTGGACCGTGCAGACGGATGCACCGCGCCTCTTCGTGGCCAGTGAGGTGTACTACCCGGCGGGCTGGAATGCGTACCTCGATGGAGAACAAGTGCCCATTCACCGGGTCGATTACCTCCTCCGCGGGGTCCATGTACCGGCAGGCGAGCACACGCTGGTGATGCGATTCGAGCCGGCCGCTGATCGGTACGGACGGTGGATTGCCGGCACAACGACAGCGGGCGTGTACGGCGGCATCCTGTTGATGCTCGGCTTGCGCTATCGCCGGCGGGGCTCTCTGTTGCCTGACGCCTCCGACGAGGATGAGGAGGAGTAAAAGCCTTTCTTCCATCCTTGAGGAGCAGACGTATGCCGGGCCACAGGACCGGCTGCGATTCATGACGAGTGAGGCGGAACGAGCGAATCGAGAGAAGAGGAGCGCCGTCCTGCATTTCGCCTTCACGTGGTACGCCTCTGGTCCCGCGGGGCAGTTCAATTCGACGTATTCCGAGATTGATGTCTGACACGGCAATAGGCTATGGCGCGTCGTGTACTCGTTCTTTCGTACTACTTTCCTCCGTCAGGAGGACCGGGCGTCCAGCGCGTCCTGAAGTTCGTAAAGTACCTGCCGTCATTCGACTGGACGCCGGTGGTGGTCTCGGTGGAGGAAGGGGCCTACCCGGCCCGTGACGCGTCGCTCGGTGCTGACATTCCCGGAGATACGCCGGTGCACCGCACGTCGTCGTGGGACCCGTATCACCTCTACGCTCGTCTTACGGGGCGCTCCGACGAGGAAGCCGTCGTGCAGGGGTCGCTCGAAGGGCGTGAGCAGACCTGGAAAGAGCGGATTGCCCGCTGGGTTCGGGCCAATATTGTGCTGCCGGACGCCCGGGTGGGATGGGTGCCGTTTGCGATTGGGCAGGGGCGGCGTCTGCTAGCGGAGCAGTCCGTTGATGCAATTCTTACGACGGGACCGCCGCACTCTACCCACCTCGCGGGGGCTGCTCTTCAGTGGATGACCGGTACGCCCTGGATGGCTGATTTTCGCGACCCATGGACTGACATTAACTACTACCAGGAGCTTCCGCACACGGCCGCTGCGCGGAGGATCGACGCGGCGCTGGAGCGAATGGTGCTCCGGCGTGCCGATGCGGTTGCGACGGTGAGCCCGAGCTGGCAGGCGTTGCTCCGGGCCAAGATGGGAACCGAGCCACGAACGCCGATACACGTGATCCAAAATGGATTTGACACGGAGGATGTGGGGCCGGCGGACGTGACCGTGAACGACGAGGCGTTTACCATTACGCACGTCGGATCGCTGTATGCCTCCCGCAACCCGACGGCGCTCTGGCGGGCTGTTCAGCAGCTTCGGGAGGCGGGGGACGTCCCGGATCTCCGCATTCGACTCGTGGGAATGGTGGACTCGAATGTGGAGGGCGCCCTCCACGATCATGGGCTGGCTGACATTACGGAGCTGGTGTCGTATGTGCCCCATCCCGAGGCGGTGGAGCACATGCAGCAGGCGGGGCTCTTGCTGTTGTCCATCGAGTCGTTTCCGGCAGACACGGGCATGCTGACGGGAAAGATCTACGAATATCTTGCCACTGGACGGCCCATTGTGGGCGTTGGACCGGCGGATGGAGATGCAGCCCGCCTTCTTGAACAGACCGACGGGGGGAGGCTCTACGGTCGACAGGACGTCCAGGGACTTGCGGGATACATCCGGTCACAGTACGAAGCCTGGGCAAATGGAGAGCCTGCGTCGGGAGCAACGCCGGATGCGTTGCAGCCATACCGACGCAAAGCAGAGACCGGAGCACTTGCCGAGGTTCTCAACGGGCTTGAAAGATGACGTTGCCCGAGAGGTCAGTCGGATCGAGGCTCGTCGTTCAAAATTGTCCGGTACAACTCCGCCAGGCGCCGGCCCTGGACGGGGGCATTGTATTCTGCCTCCACATGTTCGCGGCCGGCCTGGGCCATTTTGGGCCATTGGTCGGGCGATTCGACGAGCCGACGGAGGTGGTCGACGAGCATGTCGGGATCCCGCTCAGGGGCGAGCAGGCCGCTCTCCTCGTGCTTCACGATGGAGGGGATGTCGCAGTGACGGGTGCTCACGATCGGCATGCCGCTGGCCGCCATCTCGATGAGGGTGACGGGAGCGCCCCCTTCTCCGTCGCCATTGCGGGCTGTCACGCTGGGCTGGAGGAAGACGTGATGATTATACGCCTCCTCCATGAGCACCTCATGAGGCTGATAGCCTGGCAATCGCACCGAATCGCCCAGGTCCCATTCGTCGATCGCTGCGAGGATCCGCTCCTTCTCCGCCGCGCTTCCGGACACATCCTTGGAGAAGCCCAGCGGGAGCGGAACCGTCGCCACGCCCCCGATGATTGTGACCTCCAAGGGAATGTCCTCTTGGAGCCGACCCAAGGCCTCGATTGCATAGGGAATGCCCTTCTTTTCCCGAAAGGAGGCGGCCAGCAGCACGCGAAGCGGCTCGCCGGGGTCGTAGCTGCGAGGGCGGAACGGGATGTCCGAAATCGGCACCCCCAGGTGATGGACGTGGACCTTGGCCTCGGGGCAGCCCAGATCCACCACCGACTGTGCCATGTGCGGTCCTTCGCAGAGAATCCCTTCTACCTGCTCAAACAGTCGTCGGTATCGTCGCTTCCACTTCGGGTGCTGTTGCGGATAGGACGTGACGTCATTCCCGTAGAATGTCACGACCTGCGGGATGTCCGTGCGACGGGACACCTCCAGGTTTTGCCAGCTGTAGTCGCCGAAGTGGGTGTGGAAGAGGTCGGCCCCGCACTGGTGCACCTGCTCGATTGTATAGGGATAGTACGGGCGAAGGCCCAGGAAGCGCAGCCCGACGTCCCAATGGTGGCGCCACGGCGCATCGTCGGCGAAACAGTGGATATTGTCAACCGCAAACTGGTCGAGGTTGTCGGTCTGCTCGCAGATGACGTGGGGCTCGATCCTGTCCGGCAGAAAGCGGACCTGATTGTACAGCCAGGTCTGGGTTTGGGGAAGCCAGCTTCGGGTGTAGTGGGCGACCGTTAGCGGAGCGTCCTGTGGTTGCGACATGGAAGGACTTTGGGGCATGAGGGGACGAATCGAGAAGACCGTTCAGTAGAACTCAGTAGGGACTGCGGCGGGACCGGTCGTACCCTAGCCGCTCCATCTCTTCACCACACACAGTCGTAATGATCGACAGATTATCGGAGCCAAAGAACGTCTCCCAGTCTTTGTCCCGGTGATCGCCGCGTGGCTGAAACGCTACGTCGAGCTTGTCTGCAATCG is part of the Salinibacter sp. 10B genome and encodes:
- a CDS encoding threo-3-hydroxy-L-aspartate ammonia-lyase yields the protein MSSDASSVTYSDIQAAAARLDDVVHRTPVMTSSTVNDRVGAEVFFKCENFQKTGAFKLRGGYNAIAQLSPAAKERGVLTYSSGNHAQAIALAGRLHGVDATIVMPENAPQVKLDATRGYGAEIIPYDPETTTREALGQNIAEDRGLTLIPPYDHPHVVAGQGTVGDELFDEVGDLDALLVCCGGGGLLSGCAIAARQHAPNCTVVGVEPDAGDDATRSFQSGTLQTVENPDTVADGARTPYLGDVTFPLVLEHVDDMVTVSDATLVQAMHVLWERMKIVVEPTGALGTAALLQGAVSFPGQRIGVVISGGNVDLGRANTLFEEHGLI
- the gatC gene encoding Asp-tRNA(Asn)/Glu-tRNA(Gln) amidotransferase subunit GatC; this encodes MALSREDVRHVAELARLQFSDEEEARMAEEMSQILDYVEKLDELDTSGVPPMSHVLDVTNVFREDEIEARIDQEQALEPAPEADGEYFQVPQVID
- a CDS encoding glycosyltransferase, with amino-acid sequence MSQPQDAPLTVAHYTRSWLPQTQTWLYNQVRFLPDRIEPHVICEQTDNLDQFAVDNIHCFADDAPWRHHWDVGLRFLGLRPYYPYTIEQVHQCGADLFHTHFGDYSWQNLEVSRRTDIPQVVTFYGNDVTSYPQQHPKWKRRYRRLFEQVEGILCEGPHMAQSVVDLGCPEAKVHVHHLGVPISDIPFRPRSYDPGEPLRVLLAASFREKKGIPYAIEALGRLQEDIPLEVTIIGGVATVPLPLGFSKDVSGSAAEKERILAAIDEWDLGDSVRLPGYQPHEVLMEEAYNHHVFLQPSVTARNGDGEGGAPVTLIEMAASGMPIVSTRHCDIPSIVKHEESGLLAPERDPDMLVDHLRRLVESPDQWPKMAQAGREHVEAEYNAPVQGRRLAELYRTILNDEPRSD
- a CDS encoding glycosyltransferase produces the protein MARRVLVLSYYFPPSGGPGVQRVLKFVKYLPSFDWTPVVVSVEEGAYPARDASLGADIPGDTPVHRTSSWDPYHLYARLTGRSDEEAVVQGSLEGREQTWKERIARWVRANIVLPDARVGWVPFAIGQGRRLLAEQSVDAILTTGPPHSTHLAGAALQWMTGTPWMADFRDPWTDINYYQELPHTAAARRIDAALERMVLRRADAVATVSPSWQALLRAKMGTEPRTPIHVIQNGFDTEDVGPADVTVNDEAFTITHVGSLYASRNPTALWRAVQQLREAGDVPDLRIRLVGMVDSNVEGALHDHGLADITELVSYVPHPEAVEHMQQAGLLLLSIESFPADTGMLTGKIYEYLATGRPIVGVGPADGDAARLLEQTDGGRLYGRQDVQGLAGYIRSQYEAWANGEPASGATPDALQPYRRKAETGALAEVLNGLER
- a CDS encoding sulfotransferase, whose amino-acid sequence is MPQVNLFVIGINKAGTSWLYYLLRQHPDVFMSEVKELYFFGDHEDGPETLEAYHSHFPFEANYRYFGEATVMYYRDAQTAEQIYSYNPEAKILAIVRDPIQRLLSQYRYHKQLGLIDETTSLQEALNDPDSMLLRDSHYEETLPAFAKRFGDDQFTVVSLEEGKNAPDELWETLLSVLDLPPVPCPNPNANPENPTGSAGYRRVYRYTVRPIKNTVPGLYKWMLQSRLVRWTKLGLIRLLGTAEADEIPEALQTRLRTEFAPTYAYLQNLGFESYASPSSEANQ
- a CDS encoding YfhO family protein; its protein translation is MPSLPRQSSSRLQNRDSFWGRLTPTARHGLCLTLLLVVALSFYSPMIFGGKDIHGIDSISWRANAEALIEYEEQTGEHALWAPNVFSGMPAFMMNYKLAIPQVDDIADAARSYAWPVSHLFFLLLGVYLLVYYLTRNHISGLLSGLAFGFTTYLPIILSVGHNTKFIALAYAPFVLLTFIYTLRNPSLLGGLAFTAALGIELRAKHPQITYCVLMLALVWWIVELWQAWEDDELAPFAKSTGWLALGTGLALLMVAQPYLAIYQYKQYSVRGAEAAAGGGGGAMGWEKTMRWSQGPKELLTLVMANAFGGGGQTYWGPKTFTEGPHYVGGVVAALSGLAVWRVRSRLTWGLGAGVLVTMLFSLGKYAPWINWPMFKFFPFFEAFRAPETWLSISALGLAVLAGIGLDYALRSEGDRQADADKTRSLLYAFGAVGGLALLVMVGKGAFFDFENPRETQIVERIEQRPNLTRSNPQVQRFYQQLEQRKDQRREALQADAFRTLLAVGVALLFLWLYRRQTLSGWLTGGLVILIVLVDLWGVDRRYLGEDQFTRQPDLASQIPTYSFDRFLTDRMEKAGGLGHFRVYPHQAPYQNEAIASYHYESAGGYHGAKLQRYQDYLDHILQAGGGGAPNENALDLMNVRYILAQQKLPGTRVAYRDKQTKTVVLENTDALPRAFFVGQTEVVDNAKQTWQRLRNPSFTPRKTALLSESLDAPVTPIDSGSTTQVTLDSYTPPKVEWTVQTDAPRLFVASEVYYPAGWNAYLDGEQVPIHRVDYLLRGVHVPAGEHTLVMRFEPAADRYGRWIAGTTTAGVYGGILLMLGLRYRRRGSLLPDASDEDEEE
- a CDS encoding sugar phosphate isomerase/epimerase family protein; this encodes MIPVWLTDTVTSDLNRALHYTQLWGLHGMELRTVGGPDDRIPNVNQQQIRGQMEGTDLLLGSVVPSMFEGPVSDRAAWMNDLLQFEDTLKLCARVECPRVTISPFAAEPDVSHEAVVDALRRAGAAAEEYGVLVAVRNGPETACPTGATLAEVLTEVGHPHVRAAWNPAGALRSGEHPIDGLTALSGLVTLVRCSDGVVTENGYWEDTTLGEGEVGWREQFEMLHARGFQGPISLEVYVEPRPEEGLRSATTLIRMLRDIRARGQSE